From a region of the Bacteroidales bacterium genome:
- a CDS encoding WYL domain-containing protein → MSKKIIDRYIWLIETVVKAGEDGITYKDINKRWMKAAISNGEKYPLRTFHNHRSEISTIFNIDIACNSVTNTYYIDLKKLRKRHSKSNKLLLSFLAGLSQDTIDYEETDDINVIEAKKEKTVKKVIDKDTNISNELTNELDSNPIEIQLQIYSPLKEQIKSNPIHHSQKEISSTSSSIIISLLLNPSDSFNQLILSYGDQAEILSPNSLRKDITDIIGKAMKRYTAAKPAKKKKEEKDDGIIELW, encoded by the coding sequence ATGTCGAAAAAAATAATTGATAGATATATTTGGCTGATAGAAACCGTGGTTAAAGCCGGTGAAGACGGTATTACTTATAAAGATATTAATAAGCGTTGGATGAAAGCAGCAATATCTAATGGTGAAAAATACCCTTTAAGAACATTTCATAATCACAGAAGTGAAATCTCAACCATTTTTAATATAGATATTGCTTGTAATTCTGTTACAAATACTTATTATATTGATCTAAAAAAATTACGAAAAAGACATAGTAAATCGAATAAGTTATTACTAAGCTTCTTAGCGGGATTAAGCCAAGATACGATTGATTACGAAGAAACTGATGACATTAATGTTATTGAAGCAAAAAAAGAGAAAACCGTAAAAAAAGTTATTGATAAAGATACAAATATCAGTAATGAATTAACAAATGAATTAGACAGCAATCCTATTGAAATTCAATTACAAATTTATTCCCCATTAAAGGAGCAGATAAAATCGAATCCTATTCATCATTCTCAAAAAGAAATATCAAGCACTTCATCAAGCATAATAATTTCTCTGCTGCTTAATCCGTCCGATTCATTTAACCAATTAATATTATCCTACGGTGATCAGGCTGAAATACTTTCACCTAACAGTTTAAGAAAAGATATCACCGATATAATCGGCAAGGCGATGAAGCGTTATACCGCCGCAAAGCCTGCCAAGAAGAAAAAGGAAGAAAAAGACGACGGTATTATTGAGCTTTGGTAA
- a CDS encoding deoxyhypusine synthase encodes MKKSDLLKETIEHIDIKKIDSTDLINAMRKMSFTSRDTAAAADIYMLMLEEKECTNILTLAGSTSAGGCMQVYVDMIKNKMVDVVVSTGASIIDMDFFEAIGFKHYKGSLDIPDTTLRDLYIDRIYDTFIDEEELQNCDDTIKLIADSLEKRPYSSREFLHEVGKWLTKNSVKKDSLIQTAYECGVPIFCPAFSDCSAGFGLVKHQWENPDKHLSIDSVKDFLELTQIKIAANTTGLLMVGGGVPKNFAQDTVVCAEILGHDVPMHKYAVQITVADVRDGACSSSTLKEASSWGKVSIIHEQMVYAEATTVIPLIASYAYHSKIWEKREYKNWAELFTKAQ; translated from the coding sequence ATGAAAAAATCGGATTTATTAAAAGAAACCATTGAGCATATCGATATTAAGAAAATCGATTCAACTGATTTGATTAATGCCATGCGGAAAATGTCATTTACATCACGCGATACCGCTGCTGCTGCTGATATTTATATGTTGATGCTGGAAGAAAAAGAATGTACCAATATTCTTACTCTTGCAGGAAGTACCAGTGCTGGCGGTTGTATGCAGGTTTATGTTGATATGATCAAAAACAAAATGGTTGATGTTGTTGTTTCTACAGGTGCTTCAATAATAGATATGGATTTCTTTGAAGCCATTGGTTTTAAACATTATAAAGGTAGTCTTGATATCCCGGATACTACTTTACGTGATTTGTATATTGATAGAATTTATGATACATTTATTGATGAAGAAGAATTGCAGAATTGTGATGATACTATCAAATTAATAGCCGATTCTTTGGAAAAGAGACCTTATTCATCAAGGGAATTTCTACATGAAGTAGGAAAGTGGTTGACAAAAAATTCGGTTAAAAAGGATTCCTTAATCCAAACAGCATACGAATGTGGCGTTCCGATATTCTGTCCGGCTTTTTCGGATTGTAGTGCCGGCTTTGGTCTGGTTAAACATCAATGGGAAAATCCAGATAAACATCTTTCTATAGATTCTGTTAAGGATTTTCTGGAATTAACTCAAATAAAAATAGCAGCTAATACAACAGGCTTGCTTATGGTTGGCGGCGGCGTTCCTAAGAATTTCGCCCAAGATACTGTAGTTTGTGCTGAGATTCTCGGTCACGATGTTCCTATGCATAAATATGCAGTTCAAATTACTGTTGCTGATGTTCGTGACGGTGCTTGTTCTTCATCAACTTTGAAAGAAGCTTCCTCTTGGGGTAAAGTTAGTATTATTCATGAACAAATGGTTTATGCCGAAGCCACTACGGTAATACCGCTTATTGCAAGTTACGCTTATCACAGCAAAATATGGGAAAAGCGCGAATATAAAAATTGGGCTGAATTATTTACCAAAGCTCAATAA
- the speB gene encoding agmatinase, which produces MTNYGGLTEDLTNYSTAEIVVVPVPYDGTSTWIKGADKGPQAILEASENMELYDIETDSEVYLKGIHTNDNIVDVETPEELAVKLKPIIKKIFDDKKFPVILGGEHSVSIGAFQAIGESFENISILQLDAHSDMRDEYEGSKFNHACVMARGKEICPVTQVGIRSSCIEEKENIDPERIFYSHDIKYTKENWIDKVVNQLSDNVYLTIDLDVLDPAFLPCTGTPEPDGLSYRDIINLIKKVIDKKNLVGMDVVELAPNEEMKASDFLASKLIYQILSYKFLEK; this is translated from the coding sequence ATGACAAATTACGGAGGATTAACCGAAGATTTAACAAATTATTCAACTGCGGAAATAGTTGTTGTTCCGGTACCTTATGATGGTACCAGTACTTGGATTAAAGGTGCCGATAAAGGTCCGCAAGCTATTCTTGAAGCTTCGGAAAATATGGAATTATATGATATTGAGACAGATTCTGAAGTGTATTTGAAAGGTATTCATACTAATGACAATATAGTAGATGTTGAAACTCCGGAAGAACTGGCCGTGAAGCTTAAGCCTATTATCAAAAAAATATTTGATGACAAGAAGTTTCCCGTAATTCTTGGCGGTGAACATTCTGTTAGTATCGGTGCTTTTCAAGCAATAGGAGAGTCTTTCGAAAATATCTCTATACTTCAGTTAGATGCTCACTCGGATATGAGAGATGAATACGAAGGGTCAAAATTCAATCATGCTTGCGTTATGGCTCGCGGCAAAGAAATTTGTCCGGTTACACAAGTCGGTATCAGAAGTTCTTGCATTGAAGAAAAAGAAAATATTGATCCTGAGAGAATTTTTTATTCTCATGATATTAAGTACACTAAAGAAAATTGGATTGATAAAGTTGTTAATCAACTTTCGGATAATGTGTATTTGACTATAGATTTGGATGTTCTTGATCCTGCGTTCCTTCCTTGTACGGGAACACCTGAGCCGGACGGATTATCATACAGAGATATAATCAATTTGATTAAAAAAGTTATTGACAAAAAGAATCTTGTAGGAATGGATGTAGTTGAACTTGCTCCTAATGAAGAAATGAAAGCATCCGACTTCCTTGCTTCAAAACTTATTTATCAAATTTTATCATATAAATTTTTGGAAAAATAA
- a CDS encoding DUF3127 domain-containing protein, with translation MQLKTKLVEVLPLQTGVGKTGQEWKKLSIIVETLENYPKKICVNIWGDKINESILNIGAILDINFDVESREFNGKWYTDVKAWKVEASNETTPASNNYPPNYESLPDVPPPSYLDNNEADDLPF, from the coding sequence ATGCAGCTGAAAACTAAATTGGTAGAAGTTTTGCCATTGCAAACAGGTGTCGGAAAAACCGGACAAGAATGGAAAAAATTATCTATTATTGTTGAAACTTTGGAAAATTATCCTAAAAAAATATGTGTTAATATATGGGGTGATAAAATAAATGAAAGTATATTAAACATAGGTGCTATTTTGGATATTAATTTTGATGTTGAAAGCAGAGAATTCAATGGAAAATGGTACACCGATGTTAAGGCATGGAAAGTTGAGGCGAGTAATGAAACTACCCCTGCTTCAAACAATTACCCTCCTAATTATGAGTCTTTGCCGGATGTGCCGCCACCGTCTTATTTGGATAATAATGAGGCAGATGATTTGCCCTTTTAA
- a CDS encoding OmpA family protein yields the protein MDTDGDGVPDYIDRCPDTPKEAYGYIDEYGCPLDTDGDGVPDYLDECPDTPQGVRVDAKGCPIDTDGDGVPDYLDECPDTPKEAYNFIDEKGCPKDTDGDTVPDYLDDCPNTPGVPENNGCPEIKKEVRTLIEKALQGIQFETNKATIKSSSYKLLNDMAAEFIANPEYKIEIQGHTDNTGRAEYNQELSERRAQAVKDYLVGKGVPESRMKAVGYGITKPIADNNTAAGRAKNRRVEFLITYEEVHFETVKP from the coding sequence ATTGATACTGATGGCGATGGTGTGCCGGATTATATTGACAGATGTCCGGATACACCAAAAGAAGCTTACGGTTACATTGACGAATATGGTTGTCCGTTAGATACCGATGGTGACGGTGTACCTGATTATTTAGACGAATGTCCCGATACTCCGCAAGGTGTTCGTGTTGATGCTAAAGGTTGTCCGATTGACACTGATGGTGACGGGGTGCCAGATTATTTAGACGAATGTCCTGATACTCCTAAAGAAGCATATAACTTCATTGATGAAAAAGGATGTCCTAAAGATACTGATGGTGATACAGTACCTGATTATTTAGATGATTGTCCGAATACTCCTGGTGTACCTGAAAATAACGGTTGTCCGGAAATCAAGAAAGAAGTTCGCACCTTAATTGAAAAAGCTTTACAAGGTATTCAATTCGAAACTAATAAAGCTACTATTAAATCTTCTTCTTATAAACTACTCAATGATATGGCTGCAGAATTTATAGCCAATCCTGAATATAAGATAGAGATTCAAGGTCATACTGATAATACAGGTAGAGCGGAATACAACCAAGAACTTTCTGAACGTAGAGCTCAAGCCGTTAAAGATTATTTAGTAGGTAAAGGTGTTCCCGAATCACGAATGAAAGCAGTTGGCTACGGGATAACGAAACCAATTGCAGATAATAACACAGCTGCAGGCAGAGCTAAAAACAGACGTGTTGAGTTTTTGATTACTTATGAAGAAGTTCATTTTGAAACTGTAAAACCTTAA
- a CDS encoding YggS family pyridoxal phosphate-dependent enzyme, whose protein sequence is MNLNNYQKIIKSLPSNVKLVAVSKHQTINNILQIYNAGQRVFGENRPLELQEKYNELPKDIQWHFIGHLQTNKIKNIIEFVSIIHSIDSFRLFEQINNEAFKVNRVIDVLLEFHIADEISKQGFNIDEIIEYLESPKYKELNNINIIGVMGMATFTGDENKIRNEFKLLKSYFDIIKERFFKEKDSFKELSMGMSNDYQIAIEEGATLIRIGTALFAD, encoded by the coding sequence ATGAATCTAAACAATTATCAAAAAATAATCAAGAGCCTTCCGAGCAATGTTAAATTGGTCGCTGTCTCGAAACATCAAACTATTAATAATATTCTGCAAATCTATAATGCCGGACAACGTGTGTTCGGTGAAAATCGCCCATTAGAATTACAAGAAAAATATAATGAACTTCCTAAAGATATCCAATGGCATTTTATTGGACATCTTCAAACTAATAAAATCAAAAATATTATTGAATTTGTTTCTATTATTCACAGTATTGATTCTTTTCGGTTATTTGAACAAATAAATAATGAAGCATTTAAAGTTAACAGAGTAATTGATGTGCTTTTAGAATTTCATATTGCAGATGAGATTTCAAAACAAGGTTTTAATATTGACGAAATAATTGAATATTTAGAATCTCCGAAATATAAAGAGTTGAATAATATTAATATTATTGGTGTAATGGGAATGGCAACCTTTACAGGTGATGAAAATAAAATCAGAAATGAATTTAAACTTTTGAAATCTTATTTTGATATTATTAAAGAAAGATTCTTTAAAGAGAAAGATTCTTTCAAAGAATTATCAATGGGTATGTCTAATGATTACCAGATTGCTATTGAAGAAGGTGCTACGTTAATACGCATCGGCACCGCTTTATTTGCGGATTGA
- a CDS encoding O-antigen ligase family protein gives MFTDKQKILGIYCFSAAFLIFVIFCVVKEIHWMPIAIPVLIGVACLYFFALEKVLLIITFLTPLSISMNIEEFGITASVPDEPMLLIYTFIILLKILYDHKFDKDILKHPVSICVIISLVWYFITCITSEMPIVSFKHLLAQIWFIIPCFFIATKIFKSQENINKYQWAYIIAMTFVVIYTIIHHSQYGFSKRASFWAMKPFFPEHTSYGAIVVFILPFLLFYTFDKTYPKNKRLISLGITVIILLGTIFSYTRAAWVSGIAALMVFILFKLRVKMRYIVITGSAVLALFFAFQDQILLQLSRNNQNSSQDLVEHLKSATNISTDASNLERINRWQSAIRMFEERPVFGWGPGTYQFVYAPFQLAKDKTISSTNAGDKGNAHSEYLGPLAERGLLGMITTIILFIAIIATANRVYWKSSHKFDKNMALCCMLALLTYMIHGIMNNYLDIDKAAVIFWLNAAIVVSLDIKYRNESKQLSKNNQEPSEQC, from the coding sequence GTGTTTACAGATAAGCAAAAGATACTTGGCATTTATTGTTTTAGTGCAGCATTTTTAATATTTGTTATTTTTTGTGTTGTTAAGGAAATACATTGGATGCCAATAGCTATTCCTGTTTTGATAGGTGTAGCATGTTTGTATTTTTTTGCTCTTGAGAAAGTTTTATTAATAATAACTTTTTTAACTCCCTTATCTATTAGTATGAATATTGAAGAATTTGGGATTACCGCAAGTGTCCCAGATGAACCAATGCTTTTAATATATACTTTTATTATTCTGCTAAAGATATTGTATGATCATAAATTCGATAAAGATATACTTAAACATCCGGTTTCTATTTGTGTTATTATTAGTCTTGTTTGGTACTTTATAACCTGTATAACGAGTGAAATGCCGATTGTGTCATTTAAGCATCTTTTAGCACAAATCTGGTTTATTATTCCATGTTTCTTTATTGCAACTAAAATTTTTAAATCACAGGAAAATATCAATAAATATCAATGGGCTTATATAATAGCAATGACCTTTGTTGTTATTTATACTATAATACATCATTCTCAATACGGATTTTCCAAACGTGCAAGTTTTTGGGCCATGAAACCATTTTTTCCGGAACACACGAGTTATGGTGCTATTGTAGTTTTTATCTTGCCTTTTTTATTGTTCTATACTTTTGATAAAACTTATCCCAAAAATAAGAGATTAATTTCTTTAGGTATTACGGTAATAATTTTATTAGGTACAATATTTTCATATACGAGAGCTGCTTGGGTTAGCGGAATTGCTGCATTAATGGTTTTTATTCTTTTTAAATTAAGAGTGAAAATGCGATATATTGTTATTACAGGTTCTGCTGTTTTAGCATTATTTTTTGCTTTTCAAGACCAGATACTGTTGCAGCTTTCCAGGAATAATCAAAATTCAAGTCAAGATCTTGTGGAACATCTTAAATCCGCAACTAATATTTCAACCGATGCATCTAATCTTGAAAGAATAAACAGATGGCAATCAGCTATTAGAATGTTTGAAGAAAGACCTGTTTTCGGTTGGGGACCGGGAACATATCAATTTGTTTATGCACCTTTTCAACTCGCAAAAGATAAGACTATTTCAAGTACAAATGCCGGCGACAAAGGTAATGCTCATAGCGAGTATCTGGGGCCTTTGGCGGAGAGGGGATTGCTTGGTATGATAACTACAATTATTTTATTTATTGCAATTATTGCTACTGCTAACCGAGTCTATTGGAAGTCGTCGCATAAATTCGATAAAAATATGGCATTATGTTGTATGTTAGCTTTGTTAACATATATGATTCATGGAATAATGAATAATTACCTTGATATTGATAAAGCCGCAGTTATATTCTGGCTTAATGCCGCAATAGTTGTGTCGTTGGATATTAAATACAGAAATGAATCTAAACAATTATCAAAAAATAATCAAGAGCCTTCCGAGCAATGTTAA
- a CDS encoding oligosaccharide flippase family protein — translation MKRKFILNLILLVLLNVLIKPFYFFFIDRTVQVVVGPQEYGLYLSIFNFTFIINILLDMGIVNFNNRNIAQDSSFLKENFSSILTLRLLLGLVYILIAFVIAYFLGYDSRQFYLLGILAVNQFLLSFILYLRSNISGLLMFVTDSFLSILDKFLLIIFCSILLYSKMFTGVFKIEWFIYSQTVAYLLTALVALIIVIKKAKFKRLQWNSTFFFKILKQSLPYATLTLLMSFYNRVDSVMLTQMIPGAEGQIQVGIYAHSFRLLEALSNFSYLFAVLLLPMFSKMIAEKEDVKSLVGIAFNILTIFVLSIIAISWFYSYELMDLLYKDDILISAQVCRILMFCLPGMSYGYIFGTLLTANGSLKQLNIIAGICMLFNFVLNLILIPKGQVIGAAITGAATQSLVVIFQLIAIKRTFKFKITKNVIKTLLRILALIAIVVAFGYLTINLDFAWYYKSIIIVALVVIGALMLNMVNVKELIKIIKTNE, via the coding sequence ATGAAGCGAAAATTTATTCTTAACCTTATTCTTCTTGTTTTGTTGAACGTGCTTATTAAGCCGTTTTACTTTTTTTTTATAGACAGAACAGTACAAGTTGTAGTAGGACCTCAAGAATACGGATTATACCTTTCGATTTTTAACTTCACTTTTATAATCAATATCCTCTTGGATATGGGAATTGTGAATTTTAACAATCGAAATATCGCACAAGATTCTTCATTTCTTAAAGAAAACTTTTCTTCAATTCTTACTCTGCGATTACTTTTAGGCCTGGTTTATATACTAATAGCTTTTGTAATTGCTTATTTCCTAGGATATGATTCACGACAATTTTATCTTTTGGGAATACTTGCAGTCAATCAATTTCTGCTGTCGTTTATTTTATATTTACGATCGAACATTTCAGGATTATTGATGTTTGTTACGGATAGTTTTCTGTCGATTTTAGATAAATTTTTATTGATTATATTCTGTTCTATACTTTTGTATTCTAAGATGTTTACGGGAGTATTTAAGATAGAATGGTTTATTTATTCTCAGACGGTTGCATATTTACTAACAGCTTTAGTAGCATTAATCATCGTAATAAAAAAAGCAAAATTTAAACGGTTGCAGTGGAATAGCACCTTTTTCTTTAAGATATTGAAACAAAGTTTGCCTTATGCAACTTTAACATTATTGATGTCTTTTTACAATAGAGTTGATTCTGTGATGCTTACACAAATGATTCCCGGCGCTGAAGGTCAAATTCAAGTTGGTATCTATGCACATTCTTTCAGATTATTAGAAGCATTGTCAAACTTTTCATATTTATTTGCAGTTTTGCTTTTACCTATGTTTTCTAAGATGATAGCTGAAAAGGAAGATGTTAAGAGTTTAGTTGGTATTGCGTTTAATATTCTTACTATATTTGTTCTTAGTATTATTGCTATATCCTGGTTTTATTCTTATGAATTAATGGATTTATTGTATAAAGATGATATTCTTATTTCAGCGCAAGTGTGTAGGATATTAATGTTTTGCCTGCCGGGAATGTCTTATGGTTATATTTTTGGTACTTTGTTAACGGCAAACGGTAGTTTAAAGCAATTGAATATTATTGCAGGAATATGCATGTTGTTTAATTTCGTATTAAACCTAATTTTAATTCCGAAAGGTCAAGTTATTGGTGCTGCAATAACCGGTGCCGCAACACAATCTTTAGTGGTTATATTTCAACTGATTGCAATAAAGAGAACATTTAAATTTAAAATTACAAAAAATGTTATTAAAACATTGTTACGAATATTGGCTCTGATTGCTATAGTTGTTGCATTCGGTTATCTAACTATAAATTTAGATTTTGCTTGGTATTATAAATCAATAATAATTGTTGCTTTAGTTGTAATAGGAGCTTTAATGCTTAATATGGTAAATGTCAAAGAACTAATTAAGATTATTAAGACTAATGAGTAA
- the purD gene encoding phosphoribosylamine--glycine ligase, with protein MNVLLLGSGGREHAIAYKISESKLLDKLYIAPGNGGTLKLGTNLKIDISDFPLISKYITEYNIDMLIVGPEIPLSEGICDFIAPLHKDLMIIGPTKQGAMLESSKEFSKRFMLKYNIPTAKYKAFTKHTINDGYDFLENLKSPPYVLKADGLAAGKGVIIVDNLDDAETNLKEMLEGEKFGKSGSTVVIEEYLRGIELSVFIITDGKNYLLLPEAKDYKRIGENDTGPNTGGMGSVSPVPFADKSFMSKVEEKIIKPTIIGLQEEFIDYTGFIFFGLMNCDGEPYVIEYNCRMGDPETESVFPRIKSDILEIFAAAANKQLDKIELNIDTRTAAAIMLVSEGYPNDYNKGMKITIDAPDALIFHAGTKVDENNELIANGGRVIAACAFGDSVSEAFTNAYKVADKINFENKYLRYDLGKDLIKK; from the coding sequence ATGAATGTACTTTTATTAGGTTCAGGCGGCAGAGAACATGCTATTGCATATAAAATCTCAGAAAGCAAACTTCTTGATAAACTATATATTGCTCCGGGCAACGGCGGAACTCTTAAACTCGGCACAAATCTTAAAATAGACATTTCCGATTTCCCACTTATAAGTAAATACATTACTGAATATAATATTGATATGCTTATCGTTGGTCCGGAAATTCCGTTATCGGAAGGTATCTGCGATTTTATTGCTCCTCTCCACAAAGATTTGATGATTATTGGCCCTACAAAACAAGGAGCAATGCTGGAAAGTAGTAAAGAATTTTCCAAAAGATTTATGTTAAAATACAATATTCCTACAGCCAAATACAAAGCATTCACAAAACATACTATAAATGATGGGTATGATTTTCTTGAGAATTTAAAATCACCGCCATACGTGTTAAAAGCCGACGGATTAGCAGCGGGAAAAGGAGTAATAATAGTAGATAATTTGGATGACGCAGAAACAAATTTGAAGGAAATGTTAGAAGGTGAAAAATTTGGAAAATCCGGCTCTACTGTTGTTATTGAAGAATATCTTAGGGGAATTGAATTATCCGTATTTATTATTACCGACGGTAAAAATTACCTTTTATTACCTGAAGCTAAGGATTATAAAAGAATCGGAGAAAATGATACCGGACCAAATACCGGTGGAATGGGCTCCGTATCTCCCGTACCTTTTGCAGATAAATCTTTTATGTCTAAAGTAGAAGAAAAAATAATTAAACCTACAATTATTGGTCTACAAGAAGAATTTATAGATTATACGGGTTTTATTTTTTTCGGATTGATGAATTGCGACGGTGAACCTTATGTAATTGAATATAACTGTAGAATGGGTGATCCTGAAACTGAATCCGTATTTCCACGTATTAAAAGCGATATTCTTGAAATCTTTGCCGCTGCTGCAAATAAACAATTAGACAAAATAGAATTAAATATTGATACGAGAACTGCTGCCGCAATTATGCTTGTTTCAGAAGGATATCCAAACGATTATAACAAAGGAATGAAAATAACAATTGATGCACCCGATGCATTAATATTTCATGCGGGGACAAAAGTTGATGAAAACAATGAATTGATTGCTAACGGCGGAAGAGTAATAGCTGCCTGTGCATTCGGAGATTCTGTCAGCGAAGCATTTACAAACGCTTATAAAGTTGCTGATAAAATTAATTTCGAGAATAAATATTTACGCTACGACTTAGGCAAAGACCTTATTAAAAAATGA